A region from the Panicum hallii strain FIL2 chromosome 1, PHallii_v3.1, whole genome shotgun sequence genome encodes:
- the LOC112873666 gene encoding fatty-acid-binding protein 3, chloroplastic, whose amino-acid sequence MSLASVVSSARTSPAFARDTAGSCRRDCTRHLPLGGVQVPSACQLACRFTRSAARRLPVALATGGGAVGDAFVTEGSTNVKFPRELIVPGYTGSLVILGTGYRDKFFVKLYAAAFYVDYSLGIDTEQWKEKIGIESFDSNSVFDSIFKAPVVKSLSIILVRDVDGKTFVNALNDVIARKIKKPNAEEESSLSTFQNTFLGRNLKQGTSIYLTWMEPSRMLISISENQDPSQVDAEIKSATVNYAVYDGFFGNSPVSPSLRSSTAQLLEALLTK is encoded by the exons ATGAGCTTGGCGTCAGTCGTTTCTTCCGCGAGGACGTCCCCGGCTTTCGCGAGGGACACCGCCGGCTCCTGCCGTCGTGACTGCACGCGCCACCTTCCGCTCGGCGGCGTGCAGGTGCCTTCCGCGTGCCAATTAGCCTGCCGCTTCACGCGCAGCGCCGCGCGGCGGCTGCCAGTCGCTCTTGCGACTGGAGGCGGTGCAG TTGGTGATGCTTTTGTTACTGAGGGCTCAACAAATGTGAAGTTTCCTCGGGAGTTAATAGTTCCAGGCTACACAGGCTCTTTGGTTATACTTGGCACAG GTTACAGAGATAAGTTCTTTGTCAAACTATATGCTGCCGCATTCTATGTGGATTACTCACTTGGCATTGACACTGAGCAATGGAAAGAAAAGATTGGTATTGAGAGCTTTGATTCTAACTCTGTTTTTGACTCCATTTTTAAAG CACCGGTTGTGAAATCATTGAGTATTATTCTTGTTAGAGATGTTGATGGCAAGACCTTTGTGAATGCTTTGAATGATGTCATTGCTCGCAAAATAAAAAAACCAAACGCTGAGGAAGAATCTTCCCTGTCAACGTTCCAGAATACATTTCTTGGGCGCAATCTCAAACAGGGCACAAGCATATATTTAACCTGGATGGAACCCTCAAGAATGCTG ATCTCCATTTCAGAAAATCAAGATCCAAGTCAAGTCGATGCAGAGATAAAATCTGCTACTGTTAATTATGCTGTATACGATGGTTTCTTTGGTAATTCTCCGGTGTCCCCTTCTCTGAGATCATCTACTGCTCAGTTGCTGGAAGCTCTTCTTACGAAGTGA